The proteins below come from a single Sorghum bicolor cultivar BTx623 chromosome 4, Sorghum_bicolor_NCBIv3, whole genome shotgun sequence genomic window:
- the LOC8078358 gene encoding uncharacterized protein LOC8078358, producing the protein MGSLGPSVVTLQQHPKAGKPPAAAGGGHHEQQSSNCGGGSSSSSFRMPLHYPRYKKADYEAMPEWRVDCLLREYGLPVAGDLREKREFAMGAFLWPDQY; encoded by the coding sequence ATGGGCTCCCTGGGTCCTAGCGTCGTGACCCTGCAGCAGCATCCCAAGGCCGGCAagcctccggcggcggcgggtggcgGCCACCATGAGCAGCAGAGCAGCAACTGCGGCGgcgggtcgtcgtcgtcgtcgttccggATGCCGCTGCACTACCCGCGGTACAAGAAGGCGGACTACGAGGCGATGCCGGAGTGGCGCGTCGACTGCCTCCTCCGCGAGTACGGCCTCCCCGTCGCCGGCGACCTCCGCGAGAAGCGGGAGTTCGCCATGGGCGCCTTCCTCTGGCCCGATCAGTACTGA
- the LOC8078359 gene encoding uncharacterized protein LOC8078359, protein MEHRHGRSAFNISFSNPNGFAYQCTAIPAISYPAAGSSQLHVLAPRGCKRKWTELALGLGDSSSSDSSKQSMGTGYTVSSAKGSDDVSCMDYDISFQLSLGNEGTSKLHKQACDSKRTMEKPRLDLKLSLAPSQSDVTDADLIRSSAPQDMFVHPYLVSSVPTVDEGSTSARHSSGGMVGSFLNRAGISLSQAFPANSNQVQGPAPSAPTVLQLPKSSAASSSGFARSQQRNSSTKICSEPGCAKGARGSSGRCIAHGGGRRCQKEGCNKGAEGKTIFCKAHGGGKRCEHLGCTKSAEGRTDFCIAHGGGRRCSHEGCKRAARGKSGLCIKHGGGKRCQKPNCTKSAEGRSGMCIAHGGGRRCQYAGCGKGAQGSTNFCKAHGGGKRCTHPDCSKGAEGSTPFCKAHGGGKRCSADGCTKSVHGGTQFCVAHGGGKRCAVEGCRKSARGRTDRCVGHGGGKRCHSAGCGKSAQGSTDFCKSHGGGRRCSWGHPGSDLGSGSAACDRLARGKKGLCDRHNPLVDDNSVHGGASFGGFSIVSAALSEGDGSPVTETSMRSFFMHTVEAPRHVAASAHEGRVHGGNFMPIMLDGGVGLGKKPANNADASTSAPRYWKNMEKAYGSAQRNWL, encoded by the coding sequence ATGGAACACAGGCACGGGCGTTCAGCATTCAATATAAGTTTCTCAAATCCAAATGGCTTTGCGTATCAGTGCACTGCCATTCCAGCCATCAGTTATCCAGCAGCTGGTTCTAGCCAACTTCATGTGCTAGCTCCTAGAGGTTGCAAGAGAAAGTGGACTGAGTTGGCTCTAGGTCTGGGTGACTCATCAAGCTCAGACAGCAGCAAGCAGAGCATGGGTACTGGCTACACTGTTTCTTCTGCCAAGGGAAGCGATGATGTCTCATGTATGGACTACGACATAAGTTTTCAGTTATCTCTTGGCAATGAAGGTACTTCCAAGCTGCATAAACAGGCTTGTGATTCTAAAAGGACTATGGAGAAGCCTCGGTTGGATCTTAAGTTATCTTTGGCTCCATCTCAGTCCGATGTAACTGATGCAGATCTAATTAGAAGCAGTGCACCTCAGGACATGTTTGTGCACCCGTACTTGGTGTCCTCAGTACCAACAGTTGATGAAGGATCTACATCTGCTCGACATTCATCTGGAGGCATGGTGGGTTCCTTTCTTAACCGGGCAGGGATTTCTCTGAGTCAAGCGTTCCCAGCTAACTCTAATCAGGTTCAAGGTCCAGCTCCTTCAGCACCAACAGTGCTCCAACTGCCAAAAAGTTCAGCTGCCTCTTCTTCTGGGTTTGCCCGTTCACAGCAACGCAACAGTAGCACAAAAATTTGTTCAGAGCCAGGTTGTGCAAAAGGAGCCAGGGGTTCATCTGGGCGGTGCATTGCCCATGGTGGGGGTAGAAGGTGCCAAAAGGAAGGCTGCAACAAAGGAGCTGAGGGCAAGACCATCTTCTGTAAAGCCCACGGAGGGGGGAAGCGCTGTGAACACCTTGGATGTACCAAAAGTGCCGAAGGCCGGACTGATTTCTGCATAGCCcatggcggcgggcggcgttgCAGTCACGAAGGGTGCAAAAGGGCAGCACGAGGCAAATCGGGCCTCTGTATCAAGCATGGTGGTGGGAAGAGGTGCCAAAAGCCAAACTGCACAAAGAGCGCCGAAGGGCGGTCAGGCATGTGTATTGCTCATGGTGGCGGGCGGCGCTGTCAGTATGCTGGGTGCGGGAAGGGAGCTCAGGGCAGCACCAATTTCTGCAAAGCCCACGGTGGTGGCAAGAGATGCACACACCCTGACTGTTCCAAGGGTGCCGAGGGAAGCACGCCGTTCTGTAAAGCTCATGGAGGCGGCAAGCGTTGTTCAGCCGACGGCTGCACAAAGAGCGTGCATGGTGGTACCCAGTTCTGCGTCGCGCATGGAGGTGGGAAGAGGTGCGCGGTAGAAGGATGCAGGAAGAGCGCAAGAGGCAGGACGGACCGCTGCGTTGGCCACGGTGGGGGCAAGCGATGCCACTCTGCTGGCTGTGGaaagagtgcacaaggaagcaccgATTTCTGCAAGTCACACGGTGGAGGCAGGCGCTGCTCATGGGGACATCCGGGCTCAGACCTTGGATCTGGCAGCGCTGCTTGTGACCGTCTGGCAAGAGGCAAAAAGGGTTTATGTGATCGACACAACCCGCTGGTGGATGACAACAGTGTCCATGGGGGTGCGTCTTTTGGTGGTTTCAGCATCGTCAGTGCTGCTCTTTCTGAGGGAGATGGTTCTCCTGTCACCGAAACAAGcatgcgcagcttcttcatgcaCACGGTGGAGGCTCCTCGCCATGTGGCGGCCTCAGCCCATGAAGGCCGGGTGCATGGCGGGAACTTTATGCCCATCATGCTTGACGGTGGTGTGGGACTTGGGAAGAAGCCGGCTAACAACGCTGATGCCAGTACCTCTGCTCCTCGCTACTGGAAAAATATGGAGAAAGCGTATGGCTCTGCGCAGCGCAACTGGCTGTAA